The proteins below are encoded in one region of Planctopirus limnophila DSM 3776:
- a CDS encoding serine/threonine-protein kinase: MPAENRPASPKSPESAPKDATPVSIPIVSARERLDALKELGRYKIERKLGQGGMGTVFLARDTELKRLAAIKILPEDKAQNPILVKRFRAEAQAAAQLRHDNIVTVYDSGEQDGLLYIAMEYVDGPDVFDLIQKRGRIAPRRSLDIIRQTTLALQHAYEKNIVHRDIKPSNLMIRRDGVVKITDLGLARSIDETLETNITRAGTTVGTVDYMSPEQARNSKLADIRSDIYSLGCTWYHMLTGTAPYAEGAVTNKLHAHAVKPIPDPRDINPEVPEGFVAVLQRMMAKKPADRYQTPAELLKDLDAPSLKRVSAADEIAREVARELESDEALTPARENVSSSGRQKLATAGGQSSSGGYSRPVEHRESRNADGREEGHKPSTLPPRRAPAGGDPSTPISFDFRKLVIPLVAIAGVGALIWFGKTLADFGNVFGLGSTPVPAPVQGSFFENNGSETEVTTPTQVTPAEAAAGANQSATGTNPSTGQNSAQAQQAGASNNMSPATTAPLIVPEQARIAEVPKPSLTELPRWTLEPFSQTGLPVITVSTSATGPGTAKTITEAIKRIPPAGAILKLSSKERHDLPAGLSIRTERLLITGDQGFATIHLLPESDASSETSGKKNTTGEAAPGNGVKPLVSGLTIISKQVQLEKLHWLAEADVSTSLNALVRVESPRLTVRESSMTALLGSNANQERAPESLLTAVDWQNTANGATFDRGGQLLIDTLFTRGAQLGAVSISGGASQSVLRQSLFLGGAVPLVRMNPAGSNGSPNVGTNGSEVRRALLLQHVTALTSDSIVEIKPPADGQPVDGLWLGLSESVFAGMSTGKKTSSLIRAAGWPQNPNRQADESRLVDFSIASERNLCCGLSRLYDSGESTGLQVTDPLTWRRFFATDFDGQARPELWPGNSLPVNPAEIEKWSPALVDTSAIPDAPLSKISAILGCDVTLLSTPALTDQSWSKVSTPLLKLRQQLDPANPKETTTLDLATYGNDLGQLLSRSDIPQNGHLEITGFGIRTMTPVILKNRRLILTFNSPPDKAPLVIQPKPAGDKKGLFEVEGGSLEIRHAVLRGVGGGKPAPENFFVSRGGTIICRHVKIEGGMTEDWQPKDIFHLTGSGKGELNLGFVESVAQSPGRFAALQGVQSSALLLQSGIVSGVANFHVEPGLSSGTDWHQIDLRHATLLAGEGVFRLFGTAEDFRYPPVITPDDQRKSKPQGSVRIVTDTSILGKLSGFGRSGQPAALIEVPELADLTRWAEWHSRETAIGPLPDLLIRSARRQIPLESTAWQKAWTNPSNTNLIMSPGFVTFAKNWPSQPREWKELLASQFQLSAAAKAAKAGEGELPLGVTMEALEEIGPLKKGKPAATNTEKSNTKTNPGF, encoded by the coding sequence ATGCCCGCCGAGAATAGACCGGCATCACCGAAGTCTCCCGAGAGCGCGCCCAAAGATGCGACGCCTGTCTCTATTCCTATTGTCTCTGCCCGCGAACGTTTGGATGCTCTCAAAGAACTCGGCCGCTACAAAATCGAGCGCAAGCTCGGTCAGGGAGGCATGGGAACTGTCTTCTTGGCCAGGGATACGGAACTGAAACGTCTGGCTGCGATCAAGATCCTACCCGAAGACAAAGCCCAGAACCCGATTCTTGTCAAACGCTTCCGTGCCGAAGCCCAGGCAGCGGCTCAACTGCGACACGACAACATTGTGACAGTCTATGACAGTGGTGAGCAGGATGGGTTGCTTTACATTGCCATGGAATATGTCGATGGCCCGGATGTCTTTGACCTGATTCAAAAGCGCGGACGCATTGCTCCCCGCAGATCGTTGGACATCATCCGCCAGACCACACTGGCGCTGCAGCATGCTTACGAAAAGAATATTGTTCATCGAGATATCAAACCCTCGAACCTGATGATCCGGCGGGATGGTGTTGTCAAAATCACCGATCTGGGTCTGGCCCGTTCGATTGATGAAACACTCGAAACAAATATCACGCGTGCCGGTACCACGGTCGGCACGGTCGATTACATGTCTCCCGAGCAAGCCCGCAACAGCAAGCTGGCCGATATCCGCAGTGATATCTATTCACTGGGGTGCACCTGGTATCACATGCTCACAGGGACAGCTCCTTATGCCGAAGGTGCTGTCACCAACAAATTGCATGCACATGCGGTCAAACCCATTCCTGATCCACGCGATATCAATCCCGAGGTTCCTGAAGGTTTTGTCGCGGTTCTGCAGCGGATGATGGCGAAAAAGCCAGCCGACCGATATCAGACGCCTGCTGAACTTCTCAAAGATCTCGATGCCCCTTCACTGAAGCGAGTCAGTGCGGCTGATGAAATTGCCCGCGAAGTGGCGCGAGAACTGGAATCTGATGAAGCTCTGACGCCTGCCAGGGAAAACGTTTCCAGTTCCGGTCGACAAAAACTTGCCACTGCTGGAGGACAATCGTCGTCGGGTGGGTACTCGCGACCCGTTGAACATCGAGAATCCCGAAATGCCGATGGCCGGGAAGAAGGTCATAAGCCCTCGACCTTGCCACCCCGGCGTGCACCGGCTGGGGGCGATCCTTCCACCCCGATTTCTTTTGACTTCCGCAAGCTCGTCATCCCACTGGTGGCGATTGCAGGTGTGGGAGCACTCATCTGGTTCGGAAAGACATTGGCCGATTTTGGCAATGTCTTTGGACTTGGCAGCACACCCGTACCGGCACCCGTACAGGGTTCATTCTTTGAAAACAATGGATCAGAGACGGAAGTCACCACTCCCACTCAGGTGACACCGGCTGAAGCTGCAGCCGGTGCAAACCAGTCTGCGACAGGTACGAATCCATCGACAGGTCAGAATTCCGCTCAAGCTCAACAGGCCGGGGCAAGCAACAACATGTCTCCGGCCACGACGGCTCCGCTCATCGTGCCTGAGCAAGCGAGAATTGCGGAAGTTCCCAAACCCTCGCTGACAGAACTTCCCCGCTGGACACTCGAACCTTTTTCTCAAACCGGTTTGCCAGTGATTACTGTCTCTACCTCGGCAACCGGCCCGGGGACAGCCAAAACCATCACTGAAGCGATCAAACGAATTCCTCCGGCAGGCGCGATCCTGAAGCTCTCCTCGAAAGAGCGTCACGACCTTCCCGCTGGCTTATCCATTCGCACCGAACGGCTGCTGATTACGGGTGATCAAGGCTTTGCCACAATTCATCTGCTCCCCGAATCTGATGCTTCATCCGAGACCTCGGGAAAGAAAAACACCACAGGCGAAGCTGCTCCAGGAAATGGCGTTAAGCCACTCGTCTCTGGCCTGACCATCATTTCTAAACAAGTGCAGTTGGAAAAATTGCACTGGCTGGCGGAGGCGGATGTCTCAACGAGCCTGAATGCACTGGTTCGTGTTGAATCCCCCCGGCTGACAGTCCGTGAATCCTCAATGACGGCCCTCCTCGGATCCAATGCCAATCAAGAGCGTGCGCCGGAGAGTCTGCTCACTGCAGTTGACTGGCAGAACACAGCGAACGGTGCCACGTTCGACCGTGGCGGACAATTGCTGATCGATACGTTGTTCACTCGTGGTGCACAACTGGGGGCAGTCTCCATTTCTGGCGGTGCCAGCCAGAGCGTGCTGAGGCAATCCTTGTTTTTAGGTGGTGCTGTTCCGCTGGTGCGAATGAATCCTGCCGGTTCGAACGGCAGCCCGAATGTCGGCACCAATGGGTCCGAAGTTCGCCGGGCATTGCTTCTCCAGCACGTCACCGCTTTGACGAGTGATTCGATCGTTGAGATTAAGCCACCTGCCGATGGTCAACCTGTTGATGGTTTGTGGCTGGGTCTGTCGGAGAGCGTGTTTGCTGGGATGTCGACAGGTAAGAAGACTTCATCGCTGATTCGAGCGGCTGGTTGGCCGCAGAATCCGAATCGTCAGGCCGATGAATCGCGCCTTGTCGATTTTTCGATTGCCAGCGAACGCAACCTGTGTTGTGGATTATCGAGATTATACGACTCGGGTGAAAGCACAGGGCTGCAGGTGACAGACCCTCTGACCTGGAGAAGATTCTTTGCCACTGATTTTGATGGGCAGGCTCGACCAGAGTTGTGGCCTGGGAATTCACTCCCGGTGAATCCTGCTGAAATCGAAAAATGGTCGCCGGCACTGGTCGATACATCGGCCATCCCAGACGCTCCGCTCTCGAAAATCTCAGCCATACTGGGCTGTGATGTCACTCTTCTTTCGACCCCAGCTTTGACCGATCAGAGTTGGTCAAAAGTTTCGACACCACTGCTCAAACTCAGGCAGCAACTGGACCCTGCAAATCCTAAAGAGACGACCACACTCGATCTTGCCACTTACGGGAACGATCTGGGCCAGCTCCTTTCGCGGTCGGATATACCTCAGAACGGGCATCTGGAAATCACCGGGTTTGGCATCAGGACGATGACCCCTGTCATTCTCAAGAATCGACGGCTGATCCTCACGTTTAACTCTCCGCCGGATAAAGCCCCGCTGGTCATCCAACCCAAACCTGCTGGTGATAAGAAAGGCCTCTTTGAAGTCGAGGGAGGCTCGCTGGAAATTCGTCATGCAGTTCTAAGAGGAGTTGGCGGTGGAAAACCGGCACCCGAGAACTTTTTCGTCAGTCGAGGTGGCACCATCATCTGCCGCCATGTGAAAATCGAAGGCGGGATGACCGAAGACTGGCAACCGAAAGATATCTTCCATTTGACCGGCAGTGGCAAAGGCGAACTCAATCTGGGCTTTGTCGAATCCGTGGCTCAATCTCCCGGTCGATTTGCAGCTTTGCAAGGTGTGCAATCTTCAGCCCTGCTGCTGCAATCTGGCATTGTGAGTGGTGTGGCCAATTTTCATGTGGAGCCGGGTCTTTCGAGTGGTACAGACTGGCATCAGATCGATCTCAGGCATGCGACGTTATTGGCAGGAGAAGGTGTTTTTCGCCTGTTTGGCACCGCAGAGGATTTTCGCTATCCACCGGTCATCACACCGGATGATCAGCGGAAGTCAAAGCCCCAGGGCAGTGTTCGCATCGTGACAGATACCAGTATCCTGGGGAAACTCAGTGGCTTTGGCCGCTCGGGCCAGCCGGCGGCACTGATCGAAGTTCCCGAACTGGCCGATCTCACCCGCTGGGCTGAATGGCATAGTCGTGAAACAGCGATCGGGCCACTCCCTGATCTGCTGATTCGCTCAGCCAGACGACAGATTCCCCTGGAATCCACTGCGTGGCAAAAAGCGTGGACGAACCCCTCGAACACCAATCTGATCATGTCACCCGGGTTCGTGACGTTTGCGAAAAACTGGCCCTCGCAGCCGCGAGAATGGAAAGAGTTGCTCGCCAGCCAATTCCAGCTTTCTGCTGCTGCCAAAGCCGCTAAAGCGGGCGAGGGAGAACTCCCCCTGGGTGTCACGATGGAGGCGCTGGAGGAAATTGGCCCGCTCAAGAAAGGGAAGCCCGCCGCTACCAACACAGAGAAGTCGAATACCAAAACCAATCCCGGTTTTTAG
- a CDS encoding DUF1559 family PulG-like putative transporter: MNGSPVADHPLFPSALAQRGPSRSRSGFTLIELLVVIAIIALLIALLLPAVQQAREAARRTQCLSALHNLILAFENYESAHRSYPSGWLDSGNVCTEALSFPEPAQIPLAGNQVLTLTNWTMPDFWAWNALVLAQLDQSTININFGIPRLDSNNSCTPVAQNLQAAQTKIDIFICPSATLPNARPNNYGYSTYRGAAGTSDSNGPRYNGMLYRNSAVGKRDVTDGLGQTIVVGDSLFGFWSDGYSCCVSYPDGQQQLFDFHAANGTINLFSFGSNHGQIANFAMADGSGKSISKAIDSTIFRALQTRNGRENVGDNF; this comes from the coding sequence ATGAATGGCTCACCCGTTGCGGATCATCCCCTTTTCCCTTCGGCTCTGGCACAACGTGGCCCGTCCCGAAGTCGCAGTGGATTTACTCTCATTGAACTGCTGGTGGTGATCGCCATTATTGCCCTGCTGATCGCCCTGCTATTACCTGCCGTTCAACAGGCACGCGAAGCCGCTCGGCGTACTCAATGCCTGAGTGCTCTGCATAACCTGATTCTGGCCTTCGAGAACTACGAAAGTGCCCATCGTTCCTATCCTTCCGGGTGGCTCGATTCTGGCAATGTGTGTACCGAAGCACTTTCCTTTCCTGAACCTGCTCAAATTCCCCTCGCTGGCAATCAGGTGCTCACTTTGACCAACTGGACCATGCCCGATTTCTGGGCCTGGAATGCTCTGGTCCTGGCACAGCTCGACCAATCGACCATCAATATCAACTTTGGCATCCCCCGGCTCGATTCCAATAATAGTTGCACGCCAGTCGCCCAGAATCTGCAGGCCGCACAGACCAAGATCGATATCTTTATCTGCCCCAGTGCGACATTGCCCAATGCTCGCCCGAACAACTACGGTTACTCCACCTACCGTGGTGCTGCCGGTACCTCGGATTCCAATGGCCCCCGCTACAATGGCATGCTCTATCGCAACAGTGCCGTCGGCAAGCGCGATGTGACAGATGGCCTGGGCCAGACGATTGTCGTTGGCGATTCGCTCTTTGGCTTCTGGTCGGATGGTTACAGCTGCTGCGTTTCTTACCCGGATGGTCAGCAACAATTGTTTGATTTCCATGCCGCCAATGGAACAATCAACCTGTTCTCCTTTGGCAGCAATCATGGCCAGATTGCTAACTTTGCAATGGCCGATGGTTCTGGTAAGTCGATCTCAAAAGCCATCGACAGCACGATCTTCCGCGCTTTGCAGACACGCAATGGCCGCGAGAATGTTGGCGACAACTTCTAA
- a CDS encoding sugar phosphate isomerase/epimerase family protein, whose protein sequence is MPAPLSRREWIATTAATAITAGAAFTSQPAHAAGVDWQVQDAPPKAARRQPIGVSTYSFWQFKPDQKLSIEECIQKSSAYGFDGVEILHRQMTDETSAGLRSIKQVALREGIPLIGLSTHQTFVSPKPEVRTKNIEHTIHCLELAHDLGIPTIRVNTGTWGTRKNFDDLMAHKGIEEVLEGYTVDQGFEWVIDAFGECARAAEKLGVVMGLENHWGLGRTAEGVLRVIDAVKSPWLEATVDTGNFLEEQYTQFEKLLPHAVLIQAKTYYGGGNWYTLDLDYARYAQLIKASGYRGFVSLEFEGKANASVAIPQSLAMLRAAFAG, encoded by the coding sequence ATGCCTGCACCTCTTTCACGCCGGGAATGGATCGCCACCACGGCAGCGACTGCTATCACTGCAGGAGCGGCATTCACTTCACAGCCAGCTCATGCCGCCGGAGTCGATTGGCAAGTGCAAGATGCCCCCCCAAAAGCTGCGCGCAGGCAACCGATTGGCGTTTCGACCTATTCCTTCTGGCAGTTCAAACCAGATCAGAAACTTTCGATTGAAGAGTGCATTCAGAAATCTTCCGCCTACGGCTTTGATGGTGTCGAGATTCTGCACCGGCAGATGACTGACGAAACATCCGCGGGCTTGCGCTCCATCAAGCAAGTGGCCCTGCGAGAAGGCATTCCGCTGATTGGACTTTCGACCCATCAGACATTTGTCTCTCCCAAGCCTGAAGTGCGTACAAAGAATATCGAGCACACGATTCATTGCCTCGAACTGGCACACGACCTGGGCATTCCCACCATTCGCGTCAACACCGGCACCTGGGGAACACGCAAGAACTTCGACGACCTGATGGCTCACAAAGGGATCGAGGAAGTTCTGGAAGGCTACACCGTTGATCAAGGTTTTGAATGGGTGATCGATGCGTTTGGTGAATGTGCCCGGGCTGCGGAAAAGCTGGGTGTGGTGATGGGACTGGAAAATCACTGGGGGCTGGGCCGCACGGCCGAAGGGGTGTTGCGGGTGATTGATGCGGTCAAATCTCCGTGGCTGGAGGCGACGGTCGATACGGGCAACTTTCTGGAAGAGCAGTACACGCAATTCGAAAAACTGTTGCCGCACGCCGTGCTGATACAGGCCAAGACTTATTACGGCGGCGGGAACTGGTACACACTCGACCTCGATTACGCCCGCTATGCACAGTTAATCAAGGCCTCAGGATACCGCGGATTTGTCTCGCTGGAATTCGAGGGCAAAGCGAATGCTTCCGTAGCCATACCACAAAGCCTCGCGATGCTCCGCGCAGCCTTTGCAGGGTAA
- a CDS encoding (2Fe-2S)-binding protein, protein MTISFPIDDGHVPLTEACATVSHCDSSQSSATLDSSSAPFAAGQSSECPSPQYCEMEGTCGASTPCGSSTPCGASTSCLTDSTYGRESACRVSQVSQRRYLCHCLRVSEDQVRESVQIGELQTVRQVISACGAGGGCMACHRHIKRVISEESANRTLAMADSYALQTSSLSISQ, encoded by the coding sequence ATGACGATTTCTTTCCCCATTGATGATGGTCATGTGCCACTCACCGAGGCTTGCGCTACGGTGAGTCACTGTGATTCTTCACAGAGTTCAGCGACTCTGGATTCATCCTCCGCACCATTCGCCGCGGGACAATCGTCCGAGTGTCCCAGCCCGCAATACTGTGAGATGGAAGGTACCTGCGGAGCCAGCACTCCCTGTGGATCAAGCACACCTTGTGGTGCCAGCACTTCCTGCCTGACAGATTCAACGTACGGGCGAGAGTCGGCTTGCCGGGTTTCTCAGGTGAGCCAGAGGCGGTACCTGTGCCATTGCCTGCGAGTCTCGGAAGATCAGGTGCGCGAATCCGTTCAGATCGGTGAATTGCAGACGGTACGGCAAGTGATTTCGGCATGTGGTGCAGGGGGTGGCTGCATGGCCTGCCACCGGCACATCAAACGAGTCATCTCCGAAGAGTCAGCCAATCGGACCTTGGCCATGGCTGACAGCTATGCGCTGCAAACTTCGTCGCTGTCCATCAGCCAGTAA
- a CDS encoding Nramp family divalent metal transporter, translating into MLAGISCGLLEENELFDVQRVAMSEELAAYDPYALPPEDVQEPPRSLGAALLKIGPGIILAGTIVGSGELILTTSLGAKNGFVFLWLILFSCVIKVFVQVELGRYAISSGKPTLGALNELPGRIFPTHWLVWWWFGMMLCTVMQLGGMTGGVGQVLQLAFPGFSEQMTAGIVHLVPAAKGLFAARPEMIWAIVTCLAAMLLIYQGGYRRIEWLTTIIVVSVTTITMLAVAALAWTDYSISWNQLASGFRFQTPPAGMMTAFAVFGITGVGATELFYYPYWCLEKGYARFVGRCDGSPEWEARAKGWIKVMQLDAWVSMVVFTISTVAFYLLGAAVLHPQGLHPEGSQLINTLADMYAGPFGQWTRILFLVGAGAVLFKTLYLACAANSRLAADFVILAGAAPAGVAQVRLKIIQRFCLFFPVLALVFYFMLHDPKLLVQLGGIAQAITLPMIAAATIYFRYQKIHPALQPSRFTDGLLWVATIAIFFVASMMIPQQFRELSRLVANLF; encoded by the coding sequence ATGCTTGCCGGGATTTCCTGTGGACTTCTCGAAGAAAACGAACTCTTTGATGTTCAGCGAGTGGCTATGTCTGAAGAACTTGCGGCTTACGATCCTTATGCACTCCCGCCGGAAGATGTGCAGGAACCGCCCAGGTCACTCGGGGCGGCACTCCTTAAGATTGGCCCGGGAATCATTCTCGCTGGAACAATCGTCGGCTCTGGCGAGTTGATTCTCACCACATCTCTCGGCGCAAAAAACGGCTTTGTCTTCTTGTGGTTGATCCTCTTCAGCTGTGTGATCAAGGTCTTTGTGCAGGTTGAATTAGGCCGATATGCCATCTCATCGGGAAAGCCCACACTGGGGGCGCTCAACGAATTGCCGGGGCGCATCTTTCCGACGCATTGGCTGGTCTGGTGGTGGTTCGGGATGATGCTCTGCACGGTCATGCAGTTAGGAGGCATGACGGGCGGTGTGGGGCAGGTTTTACAGCTGGCATTCCCGGGATTTTCCGAACAGATGACAGCGGGTATTGTGCATCTCGTTCCTGCGGCAAAAGGGTTGTTTGCTGCTCGTCCAGAAATGATCTGGGCGATTGTCACCTGCCTGGCAGCCATGCTGCTGATTTATCAGGGCGGTTATCGGCGGATTGAATGGCTCACCACGATCATTGTGGTGAGTGTGACGACAATCACCATGCTGGCTGTCGCAGCTCTGGCGTGGACAGACTACTCGATCTCCTGGAATCAACTGGCGAGCGGCTTTCGATTTCAAACGCCCCCGGCAGGCATGATGACTGCTTTTGCGGTCTTTGGCATTACCGGCGTGGGTGCAACGGAGCTGTTTTATTATCCCTACTGGTGCCTGGAGAAAGGCTATGCCCGCTTTGTGGGCCGGTGTGATGGCTCGCCGGAATGGGAGGCCCGGGCGAAAGGCTGGATCAAAGTCATGCAGCTCGATGCGTGGGTCAGTATGGTGGTCTTCACCATTTCGACTGTGGCGTTTTATCTGCTGGGAGCTGCTGTGCTGCATCCACAGGGCCTGCATCCCGAAGGGAGCCAGCTCATCAATACGCTGGCCGATATGTATGCCGGGCCCTTCGGCCAGTGGACGCGGATTCTGTTTCTCGTGGGAGCAGGGGCCGTCCTCTTCAAAACGCTTTACCTGGCCTGCGCAGCCAATAGTCGGCTGGCGGCTGATTTTGTGATTCTGGCAGGTGCAGCTCCTGCCGGAGTCGCACAAGTGCGGCTCAAGATCATTCAGCGGTTCTGTCTCTTCTTTCCTGTGCTGGCGCTGGTCTTCTACTTCATGCTGCATGATCCGAAGCTGCTGGTGCAACTGGGCGGGATTGCTCAGGCGATTACACTGCCGATGATTGCTGCCGCGACGATTTACTTCCGCTACCAGAAAATCCACCCCGCACTTCAGCCCAGCCGGTTCACCGATGGACTGCTCTGGGTGGCGACGATCGCCATCTTTTTCGTGGCCTCGATGATGATTCCTCAGCAATTCCGTGAGCTCTCGAGGCTCGTCGCCAACCTGTTCTGA
- a CDS encoding 3-keto-disaccharide hydrolase → MTLRQTTTWILTICALAVMHGSEPLVAQQAVKPGLIGRWDVTVKSADGATFPSWLEFEKSGRKTIVGRYVGQFGSARPISEVVVDGNSFQFVVPPQWEGGSQNIQIKGSLQGNLLQGELTGSQGEVLTWNAERAPALDNAPPTAWGTPINLIPKEGLAGWKPQFPKADNGWQVIDGILTNAKPGNNLLTEQTFEDFQLLAEFRYPKGSNSGIYLRGRYEVQIEDHSGKAIDSHNIGGVYGFLTPSDNAALGPDQWQKLEVTLVGRRVTVVLNGTRVIDRQLIPGITGGALDSHESEPGPLMLQGDHGPVEFRQLLITPAAR, encoded by the coding sequence ATGACACTTCGACAGACGACCACCTGGATTCTGACCATCTGCGCCCTTGCAGTGATGCACGGCAGCGAACCTCTTGTCGCTCAGCAGGCTGTCAAACCCGGGCTCATTGGTCGCTGGGATGTGACTGTGAAATCTGCCGATGGTGCCACGTTCCCTTCGTGGCTGGAGTTCGAGAAATCTGGACGTAAAACCATTGTGGGTCGATATGTCGGGCAGTTTGGCTCGGCTCGTCCGATTTCGGAAGTTGTCGTCGATGGCAACAGTTTCCAGTTCGTCGTTCCTCCTCAGTGGGAAGGGGGTTCGCAGAACATTCAGATCAAAGGTTCGCTGCAAGGAAATCTCCTGCAGGGCGAACTCACAGGGAGCCAGGGCGAAGTCCTGACCTGGAATGCCGAGAGAGCACCGGCCCTCGATAATGCTCCTCCAACCGCCTGGGGCACGCCAATCAATCTCATTCCCAAAGAAGGTCTTGCCGGCTGGAAACCACAGTTTCCCAAGGCCGACAATGGGTGGCAGGTCATTGACGGCATCCTCACCAATGCCAAGCCGGGGAATAACCTGCTGACCGAACAGACGTTTGAAGATTTCCAGCTACTGGCCGAATTTCGTTACCCAAAAGGCAGCAATAGCGGCATCTACCTGCGCGGCCGCTACGAAGTGCAGATTGAAGACCATTCGGGAAAGGCCATCGACAGTCATAACATCGGCGGGGTCTATGGCTTTCTCACACCTTCCGACAATGCAGCTCTCGGGCCTGACCAGTGGCAAAAACTGGAGGTCACACTGGTGGGCCGCCGGGTGACTGTGGTGTTGAATGGCACACGGGTCATCGATCGTCAGCTGATCCCGGGAATTACCGGTGGAGCACTCGACAGCCACGAAAGCGAGCCCGGCCCGCTGATGCTCCAGGGAGATCATGGCCCGGTCGAGTTTCGTCAGCTTCTGATCACGCCAGCTGCCAGATAG
- a CDS encoding coiled-coil domain-containing protein has product MSVSDSTSSQEGAFPAGSQRVGTRAVDGQLTPRFDGPHFSMRGSRHASASSADTLATRQHHESHHPETTPYPESPQRPDSQLLWQAGQLVETLQQQIADIARREELVASQIQQFEEDQRHFRLLMASQQASLHERELELREREREVAIRWGSFEAQIGQLEKRRRELEAAAGEVERQRSQLRQQMQAELETRRKELAQGEEKLARGQQQLNQLIEIHELQLAERAEKLEKDFRKEREDLWKKLADEWEEQRIKFERQQAEWCTERDAERERLDRQKEIYDRALGEIDNELSAARQAQLQEFAALREEQTARLREEQVAWEQKLALDEQNYHRERALLDNRLKFQQDHLEKVKQELEAAQNQFRETRQRERQRLEDDTMQLERRSRQLAAYREALDEKAGSLARERELLAQQRGSIENSVHKDRQSFLMEKQAWEQERSLQQAEVRRQQELLTVHAESLETRRVRLEALRAELEVTHRSTLELRLALEETWMQLSESLGEQRTKERVERSRLSIAQHYEMLQNSLEEQRMEMRAAFERFEQQRLEFQQERQQLMRWITERDESIRLRESELATKAIAQAEADAIRENERQRWLQEKLSSELKIRQLVEQLNQLPTQRPMFDL; this is encoded by the coding sequence ATGTCTGTTTCTGATTCAACGTCTTCCCAGGAAGGTGCCTTCCCAGCGGGCTCGCAGCGAGTGGGAACACGCGCTGTGGATGGTCAATTGACCCCGCGTTTTGACGGCCCGCACTTTTCGATGCGCGGCTCACGCCACGCCAGTGCATCTTCAGCGGATACTCTGGCCACGCGTCAACACCACGAATCTCATCATCCCGAGACCACCCCATATCCGGAGTCTCCCCAGAGACCAGATTCACAGCTTTTGTGGCAAGCCGGGCAGCTTGTCGAAACGTTACAGCAGCAGATTGCTGATATCGCCCGCCGTGAAGAACTGGTGGCCTCGCAGATCCAGCAATTCGAAGAAGATCAGCGTCACTTCCGGTTACTCATGGCCAGTCAGCAGGCGAGCCTGCATGAACGCGAACTCGAACTGCGCGAGCGGGAACGAGAAGTGGCAATTCGCTGGGGAAGTTTTGAAGCACAGATCGGCCAGCTCGAGAAGCGACGCCGGGAACTGGAAGCTGCTGCCGGAGAGGTCGAACGTCAGCGCTCGCAATTGCGTCAGCAGATGCAGGCCGAGTTGGAAACAAGGCGTAAAGAACTGGCGCAAGGGGAAGAAAAACTCGCGCGTGGTCAGCAGCAACTTAACCAGTTGATCGAGATTCACGAGCTGCAACTGGCTGAACGTGCCGAGAAGCTGGAAAAAGACTTCCGCAAGGAGCGGGAAGATCTCTGGAAAAAGCTCGCCGATGAATGGGAAGAACAGCGGATCAAATTCGAACGGCAGCAGGCCGAATGGTGTACCGAACGGGATGCCGAACGCGAGCGACTCGACCGTCAGAAAGAAATTTACGATCGAGCATTAGGCGAGATCGATAACGAACTGAGTGCTGCCCGACAGGCTCAGTTGCAGGAATTTGCCGCGTTGCGGGAAGAGCAAACGGCTCGACTGCGCGAAGAGCAGGTCGCCTGGGAGCAAAAGCTCGCGCTGGATGAACAGAACTATCATCGCGAGCGGGCACTGCTCGACAATCGATTGAAGTTTCAGCAGGATCATCTCGAAAAGGTCAAACAGGAACTGGAAGCTGCACAGAACCAGTTCCGCGAGACGCGACAGCGAGAACGTCAGCGGCTGGAAGACGACACAATGCAGCTCGAACGGCGTTCGAGGCAACTGGCGGCTTATCGGGAAGCGCTCGACGAAAAAGCTGGTTCACTGGCTCGTGAACGCGAACTGCTGGCACAGCAGCGGGGTTCGATCGAAAACAGCGTCCATAAAGACCGCCAGAGCTTTTTGATGGAGAAGCAGGCCTGGGAACAAGAGCGTTCACTCCAGCAGGCCGAAGTTCGCCGTCAGCAGGAGTTGCTCACGGTTCATGCAGAAAGTCTCGAAACACGCCGGGTGCGTTTGGAGGCGTTAAGGGCTGAGCTGGAAGTGACTCATCGCTCGACACTCGAATTACGCCTGGCTCTGGAAGAGACCTGGATGCAGCTTTCGGAAAGCCTCGGCGAACAGCGCACGAAAGAACGCGTTGAACGTTCAAGATTATCGATTGCTCAGCATTACGAGATGCTGCAGAACTCACTCGAAGAACAGCGTATGGAAATGCGGGCTGCCTTCGAGCGGTTTGAACAGCAAAGGCTCGAATTCCAGCAGGAGCGGCAACAGCTCATGCGCTGGATTACTGAACGCGATGAATCGATTCGTCTGAGAGAAAGTGAACTCGCGACCAAAGCGATTGCACAGGCCGAGGCCGACGCCATTCGCGAAAATGAGCGGCAGCGCTGGCTGCAGGAAAAACTTTCGAGTGAACTCAAGATCCGCCAGCTCGTCGAGCAGCTCAACCAGCTACCCACTCAACGACCGATGTTCGATCTGTAA